From the Pedobacter cryoconitis genome, one window contains:
- a CDS encoding alpha/beta fold hydrolase gives MKTALNATWNQDAIKDEELVKLVPGFTNKNAIVNGINIHYVEGGQGQPLVLIPGWPQTWWAFHKMMPALAEKFHVIVVDMRGMGSSDKPETGYDKKTMAKDIFELVQQLGYDEVNIGGHDIGAQVAFSFAANHPEATTKLIILDTPHPNAGMYYIPLIPSQNNSLTSDQPQNHLWWMAFNQVKGLPEELLIGRSHLVHNYIFKYASVDESAISAFDRAVYLAAYDNADGIRAGNGWYQTFAQDIEDNKEYAALMVPVIGIGGSGYELLQRELPPFAVDLQVVKVEGSGHFIMEENPEETTALILGFLK, from the coding sequence ATGAAAACAGCACTAAACGCTACCTGGAATCAAGACGCAATCAAAGATGAAGAACTGGTTAAATTAGTTCCAGGATTTACAAATAAAAATGCAATTGTTAACGGCATTAATATTCACTATGTTGAAGGAGGACAGGGGCAACCACTAGTCTTAATTCCAGGATGGCCTCAAACCTGGTGGGCATTTCATAAAATGATGCCTGCCTTAGCGGAGAAATTTCATGTGATCGTTGTTGACATGAGAGGGATGGGCAGCAGTGATAAACCAGAAACTGGTTATGATAAAAAAACGATGGCTAAAGATATCTTTGAGCTCGTTCAGCAATTAGGGTATGACGAAGTGAATATCGGCGGACATGATATCGGAGCTCAGGTCGCTTTTAGTTTTGCAGCTAATCATCCTGAAGCAACGACTAAACTTATTATTCTGGATACACCACATCCTAATGCAGGTATGTATTATATCCCACTGATCCCATCTCAAAATAACTCTTTAACTAGTGATCAGCCTCAAAATCATCTATGGTGGATGGCATTTAACCAGGTAAAAGGTTTACCAGAGGAACTTTTAATTGGCAGGTCACACTTAGTTCATAATTACATTTTTAAGTATGCCTCGGTAGATGAAAGTGCGATTAGCGCGTTTGACCGTGCGGTTTATCTCGCGGCTTATGACAATGCAGACGGTATTCGTGCAGGTAACGGATGGTATCAGACTTTTGCGCAGGATATTGAAGACAATAAGGAGTATGCAGCGTTAATGGTGCCCGTAATTGGTATTGGTGGAAGCGGTTATGAATTACTGCAAAGAGAATTACCTCCATTTGCAGTTGATTTGCAAGTGGTAAAAGTTGAAGGAAGCGGACATTTTATTATGGAAGAAAATCCTGAAGAAACTACAGCATTGATACTGGGATTTTTAAAATAA
- a CDS encoding helix-turn-helix domain-containing protein: MTKENPQPVNFQSISALLTALGLDKPLHPLIALVNYKDIKVDTAEVGKGYILNFFKISFKEHFAGQIRYGQGHYDFEEGGLSFTAPNQLIAAASEEKDYSGYTLLFHPDFIRNYPLGKQIAKYGFFSYSVAEALYLSDKEKKIIFSVFDNIAMELDTNIDHFSQDVLISQIEVLLNYSNRFYGRQFITRKIVHHDLIAEMEAYLLDIFSMDKPLVNGLPAVIEIANYLKVSPRYLNDMLRSLTGQTTQQHIHNKLIDKAKDILSTSQLTVAEIAYSLGFEHPQSFSRLFKTKVKVSPLEFRQSFVLMRPLKV; this comes from the coding sequence ATGACAAAGGAAAATCCACAGCCAGTTAATTTCCAAAGTATATCGGCACTTCTTACGGCGCTGGGTTTGGATAAGCCGTTACACCCTTTAATTGCGCTGGTAAACTATAAAGATATCAAAGTAGATACTGCTGAAGTAGGTAAGGGTTATATACTTAATTTTTTTAAGATCTCTTTTAAGGAACATTTTGCAGGACAAATCAGGTATGGACAGGGACATTATGACTTTGAGGAGGGTGGGCTGTCATTCACGGCACCAAATCAACTGATTGCTGCGGCAAGTGAGGAGAAAGATTACAGTGGTTATACTTTATTATTTCACCCGGATTTTATAAGGAATTATCCTTTGGGCAAGCAGATTGCCAAATATGGTTTCTTTTCCTATTCGGTAGCTGAGGCCTTGTATTTGTCTGATAAGGAGAAAAAAATAATCTTCTCAGTTTTTGATAACATCGCAATGGAACTGGATACTAATATTGATCATTTTAGCCAGGATGTGCTGATCTCGCAGATTGAGGTACTGCTTAACTATAGCAATCGTTTTTACGGCCGGCAGTTTATCACCAGGAAAATAGTGCATCATGATCTTATTGCTGAAATGGAAGCTTATTTACTGGATATTTTCAGTATGGATAAACCTCTTGTAAATGGTTTGCCTGCTGTGATTGAGATTGCAAATTATCTGAAGGTTTCTCCACGGTATTTAAATGATATGCTGCGTTCTTTAACAGGGCAAACTACGCAGCAGCATATTCATAATAAGCTGATTGATAAGGCAAAGGATATACTCAGTACAAGTCAGCTTACAGTTGCAGAGATTGCTTATAGTCTGGGTTTTGAGCATCCCCAATCATTCAGCAGACTCTTTAAAACTAAGGTCAAAGTTTCCCCGCTTGAATTCAGACAGTCTTTTGTGTTGATGCGGCCGTTGAAAGTGTGA
- a CDS encoding ketopantoate reductase family protein has product MEAMNTESLAKAIYIIGNGVIAKALAVALSGKGKDVIIIRGSVDGQPDYTENMEVEVEGGTLQAGITISSLSNYTALDGMILLTNKSFGNEKLAEKLKSKAKNTPIVFLQNGLHIEDSFIKLGFTELYRCVLLATSQSVSAHKVRFRLVAPSPVGLIKGSNEVLHHLVNELNTAVFSFREEPDIQKVIWKKVISNCVFNSICPLLEIDNGVFHRNEAALEIAKTVINECIAVANENGIDLTMDEVLQNVIAISKMSDGQKISTYQDILNKRETEIETLNFAVAKVSLLTGKNLVPVTALLGELTRIKSGLSRIDRV; this is encoded by the coding sequence ATGGAAGCAATGAATACGGAGAGCCTGGCTAAAGCTATATATATTATTGGGAATGGTGTCATTGCAAAAGCTTTAGCAGTCGCTTTAAGTGGAAAAGGTAAGGACGTAATTATAATCAGGGGGAGTGTTGACGGTCAACCTGATTATACGGAAAATATGGAGGTAGAAGTGGAAGGCGGTACTTTGCAGGCCGGAATAACTATAAGCTCTTTGAGTAATTATACCGCACTTGATGGTATGATATTGTTAACGAACAAATCCTTTGGAAATGAGAAATTGGCTGAAAAGCTTAAATCAAAGGCAAAGAATACACCGATAGTTTTTCTTCAGAATGGATTACATATTGAAGATAGCTTTATTAAGCTGGGTTTTACTGAATTGTACAGATGTGTATTATTGGCAACGAGCCAGTCCGTATCTGCGCATAAAGTAAGATTCAGACTTGTTGCACCTTCACCGGTTGGTTTAATTAAAGGATCAAATGAAGTTCTGCATCACCTTGTTAATGAATTGAATACCGCTGTATTTTCTTTTAGGGAAGAACCAGATATTCAGAAAGTAATCTGGAAAAAAGTAATCAGCAATTGTGTGTTTAACTCCATCTGTCCTTTACTGGAAATCGATAATGGTGTTTTTCATCGCAATGAAGCTGCATTGGAAATTGCAAAAACAGTAATTAATGAATGTATAGCTGTGGCAAATGAAAATGGTATTGATTTAACCATGGATGAAGTACTGCAAAATGTAATTGCTATCAGTAAAATGTCTGATGGACAGAAAATATCAACGTATCAGGACATCTTAAATAAACGGGAAACAGAGATTGAAACACTGAATTTTGCAGTAGCAAAGGTTTCGCTGCTTACAGGTAAAAATCTTGTTCCTGTAACGGCTTTGTTAGGGGAACTGACCAGGATTAAATCGGGATTGTCCAGAATAGACCGGGTTTAG
- a CDS encoding TCR/Tet family MFS transporter encodes MASKKDTAMVFILVTLLIDFTGFGIIIPVLPKLIQNLTGGNISVAADYGGYLMAAYALAQFIFSPILGGLSDKFGRRPILLISLFGLGIDYIFLSFAPSIFWLFAGRILAGVAGASVSTALAYIADISEPAQKSRNFGLVGAVFGIGFILGPVVGGLFSTLGLRAPFMVAAGLALVNWLYGYFLLPESLAEVNKRDFSWKRANPAGAFVNIAKYPAIIGLLITMFLLYIANHSVNSNWSYYVIEKLKWDSTMIGYSLGLAGLVLALVQGVLIRFIVSENHQKLAIYSGLLLYSIVFICFAFAANGAWIMLFILPYGLAGIGGPAMQSLISNQVAPNSQGELQGIITGLQSLAAIIGPWVISHIFVYFIRSSAPVYFPGAPFIFSAVLTLTGLVIALKTIRKYY; translated from the coding sequence ATGGCTTCAAAAAAAGATACCGCGATGGTATTTATTTTGGTGACTCTCCTTATAGATTTTACCGGATTCGGAATTATTATTCCTGTTTTGCCCAAACTAATCCAAAACCTGACTGGTGGAAATATCAGTGTTGCCGCAGATTATGGTGGATATTTAATGGCTGCTTATGCGCTGGCTCAATTCATATTTTCACCTATTCTCGGTGGGTTAAGTGATAAATTTGGAAGACGCCCAATATTATTGATCTCTTTATTTGGCTTAGGTATAGATTATATTTTTCTTTCTTTTGCGCCCTCCATATTTTGGTTGTTTGCCGGGCGCATTTTAGCAGGTGTTGCAGGTGCGAGTGTCAGTACTGCACTTGCTTATATTGCTGATATTTCTGAACCTGCACAAAAGTCCAGAAATTTCGGACTGGTTGGTGCCGTTTTTGGCATTGGTTTTATCCTAGGCCCGGTTGTCGGCGGACTCTTTAGCACCCTTGGTTTAAGAGCCCCTTTTATGGTTGCTGCCGGATTAGCGCTGGTCAACTGGTTATACGGTTATTTTTTATTGCCAGAATCTTTAGCTGAAGTCAACAAAAGAGATTTTTCATGGAAAAGGGCGAATCCAGCAGGTGCATTTGTAAATATTGCTAAATATCCGGCAATCATCGGATTACTGATCACGATGTTCTTACTTTATATCGCTAACCATTCGGTCAATTCTAATTGGTCTTATTATGTAATTGAAAAACTCAAGTGGGATTCAACGATGATAGGGTATTCATTAGGACTGGCAGGGCTGGTGCTTGCACTTGTGCAAGGTGTATTAATCAGGTTTATTGTTTCTGAAAACCATCAAAAGCTGGCCATTTATTCTGGTCTTCTCTTATACAGTATAGTGTTCATTTGTTTTGCATTTGCAGCTAACGGTGCATGGATTATGCTTTTTATTTTACCTTACGGACTGGCAGGAATTGGTGGCCCGGCTATGCAGAGTTTAATCTCAAATCAAGTGGCTCCGAATTCTCAGGGAGAGTTACAAGGGATCATTACTGGTTTGCAAAGTCTGGCCGCAATCATTGGCCCCTGGGTGATCAGCCATATCTTTGTGTATTTCATCAGATCGTCTGCTCCTGTATATTTTCCGGGTGCGCCCTTTATTTTTAGTGCTGTTTTAACCCTGACCGGTTTAGTCATTGCCTTGAAGACTATCCGGAAATATTATTAA